The following are encoded in a window of Spea bombifrons isolate aSpeBom1 chromosome 2, aSpeBom1.2.pri, whole genome shotgun sequence genomic DNA:
- the LOC128472721 gene encoding translational activator of cytochrome c oxidase 1-like isoform X1 — protein MALNRIICLSRKHLWRTSVGCQEPLEIWAHLGLYSPGSDFHSSPVSSAGHNKWSKVKHIKGPKDEARARLFAKLAVMIKVAVREGGPNPDLNVNLAQLIEQCRQRNMPKSSIDNAIKGADKSKPTSYALYEGRGPGGSSLLVEALTDNNKRSYAELKLIMARNGGSMCDGARHCFDKKGVVTVQTNDGEGNAVQLERALELAIEAGAEDVQETQDEEERDVYKYICDVSSLRDVRSNLVSLGLVPLTSGPEFLPNLTVRLSDADMELASQLLELIHNQIDVMRVYDNIE, from the exons ATGGCTTTAAACAGGATCATCTGCCTATCCAGAAAACATCTCTGGAGGACTTCAGTTGGATGTCAGGAACCCCTGGAGATCTGGGCCCACCTGGGCTTGTACTCCCCAGGCTCAGATTTCCACAGTTCCCCGGTTTCCTCTGCTGGACACAATAAGTGGTCCAAGGTGAAGCATATAAAAGGTCCTAAGGATGAGGCGCGGGCGCGGCTATTTGCCAAACTGGCCGTGATGATCAAAGTGGCAGTTAGAG AAGGAGGACCGAACCCGGACCTGAATGTCAATTTGGCGCAGCTGATCGAGCAATGTCGGCAACGAAACATGCCAAAGAGTTCCATCGACAATGCCATCAAAGGGGCG GATAAGTCGAAGCCCACGTCGTACGCACTGTATGAGGGGAGAGGACCTGGTGGCTCCTCGCTGCTCGTTGAGGCTCTCACAGACAACAACAAGAGGTCATACGCGGAACTCAAACTTATCATGGCAAGGAATGG GGGATCAATGTGCGACGGAGCTCGACACTGTTTTGATAAGAAGGGGGTTGTGACGGTGCAAACTAATGACGGCGAGGGGAACGCTGTGCAGCTGGAACGGGCGCTCGAACTGGCTATAGAAGCGGGAGCTGAGGATGTGCAGGAAACACAAGATGAAGAAGAGAGGGACGTGTACAAG tatATCTGTGATGTGTCGTCTTTGCGTGACGTTCGTTCCAATTTAGTCTCTTTGGGTCTGGTGCCGCTCACCTCTGGACCAGAGTTCCTCCCAAACCTCACTGTGAGACTCTCAGACGCTGACATGGAGCTGGCATCGCAACTCCTAGAGTTAATCCACAATCAAATAGACGTGATGAGGGTCTACGACAACATTGAGTAG
- the LOC128472721 gene encoding translational activator of cytochrome c oxidase 1-like isoform X2 yields the protein MIKVAVREGGPNPDLNVNLAQLIEQCRQRNMPKSSIDNAIKGADKSKPTSYALYEGRGPGGSSLLVEALTDNNKRSYAELKLIMARNGGSMCDGARHCFDKKGVVTVQTNDGEGNAVQLERALELAIEAGAEDVQETQDEEERDVYKYICDVSSLRDVRSNLVSLGLVPLTSGPEFLPNLTVRLSDADMELASQLLELIHNQIDVMRVYDNIE from the exons ATGATCAAAGTGGCAGTTAGAG AAGGAGGACCGAACCCGGACCTGAATGTCAATTTGGCGCAGCTGATCGAGCAATGTCGGCAACGAAACATGCCAAAGAGTTCCATCGACAATGCCATCAAAGGGGCG GATAAGTCGAAGCCCACGTCGTACGCACTGTATGAGGGGAGAGGACCTGGTGGCTCCTCGCTGCTCGTTGAGGCTCTCACAGACAACAACAAGAGGTCATACGCGGAACTCAAACTTATCATGGCAAGGAATGG GGGATCAATGTGCGACGGAGCTCGACACTGTTTTGATAAGAAGGGGGTTGTGACGGTGCAAACTAATGACGGCGAGGGGAACGCTGTGCAGCTGGAACGGGCGCTCGAACTGGCTATAGAAGCGGGAGCTGAGGATGTGCAGGAAACACAAGATGAAGAAGAGAGGGACGTGTACAAG tatATCTGTGATGTGTCGTCTTTGCGTGACGTTCGTTCCAATTTAGTCTCTTTGGGTCTGGTGCCGCTCACCTCTGGACCAGAGTTCCTCCCAAACCTCACTGTGAGACTCTCAGACGCTGACATGGAGCTGGCATCGCAACTCCTAGAGTTAATCCACAATCAAATAGACGTGATGAGGGTCTACGACAACATTGAGTAG